Below is a genomic region from Persicimonas caeni.
GCCGGGCACGAAGTCCTCGGGCTTTTGCTCGTCGTGTTGGGTGAGCTTGGCGTCGAGGCTCTTGATGTCGCGGGCGGCGTCGTGCAGGGCAGTCTCGATGCCCTCGCACAGTGCCTCGAGGCGGCTGCGCTCGTCAGCTTCGAGGAGCGCCGCGTCGACCTCCTCGACCGTGGAGACGCCGTCGATGGCCGCGATGGCCTTGTCGAGCTCGGCTCGGGCAGCCTTTAGATCGCCGGTGAGCTCCTCGCGGCGCGTCTTGGCGCGCGCCAGATCGTCTTTGGCCTTTTGCGCCGCCTTCTCGACCTTTTGACGCTCCTCGCTGCGCGCCTCTTTGGCGCTGCGGGCGGCTTTGATGGTCTTCGCGTGCAGCTCCTCGACGGCGTCGGGGTCTCGGCCGTCGAGCTTCGTGGCAAGTGTCTCTTCCAGCGTGCCGGCGCGGTCTCGCGCCTTTTTGAAGTCCGCTTCGGCCGCCGCGAGGTTCTCTTTGGCGTTGTCGCGGTGGGTCTCGGCCTGCGCGTAGGTTTGCTCGGCGTCGGTCAGCGCCTTGGCTACCTTGTCGGCGGCGTCTTTGGCTGCCTTGTAGCCGGCGAAACGCTCCTGGGCGCCCTCCAGAGCCCCTTCGAAGTCGGGCGTGTCGTCGGCAAGACGGACCTCGATGCCGGCGGCGTCGAATTTGCGGCGAAGCTCCACGCGCGCAGCGTCGGCCTCGTCGACGGCAGCTCGATGCTCGACCTTGGCCGTCTTTTCGTTGTTGCGCGCGTTCTCGAGGCGACGCGCCATATCCTTTTGTTTCTCTTCGAGCGTCTCGCTGTCGGCCTTGGCCTCTTTCAAGGCGGCGCGGGCGTCTGCGAGGGCGTCTTCGGCGGTGTTGAGCGCCTGTTTTTGCTGCTCGAGCGCGTCGAGCTTTTCCGACAGTGCGTCCCCTGCAGCGTCGATCTCTTGCTCGGCCGTCTCCGTGTCGGGAGCGAAGGCCTCCAGCGCTTCGCCGACCTTGGCGGTCGTCTCGTCGATGGCGCCGAGGAGCCTTTCGAGCTCGTCATCGGCGGCTTCGAGCTTGGCGGCGAGGCGCGTGACGGTCTCGGCGTGCGTCACCTTGGTCTTCGTTTGCTCCTCGATGCGAGCCTCGAGCGCGTCGAGCTGCTCGCGAAGCTCGGCGGCCTCCTCCTGGAGGCGCTCTCGCTCCTGTTGGTCGTCTTTCTCGCGTGCGTCGAGGGCCTCGGCGCCGTAGTGATCGATGCGCGGGTGCTCTTCGTCGCCGCACACGGGACAAGGCGCGCCTTCGTGCAGTGTGCGGCGAAGCTCGGCGGCGAGCAGATTCTGGTCGAGCTCGGTAATGCGAGCGGCGAGCTTGTCGGCGTCGGCCTCGAGCTTCGTGCGTCTCTCGGCGAGACTGTCGAGTTGCTCGTCAGCTTCGGCAACCTTCGCCGCGGCTTCCTCTTTGTGTTTGGCGAGCTCGCCGCGCTCGTCGCGTTTGGCACGAAGCTCACCGACGAGCTTCGTGAGCTCGCCCAAGGCCTCGCGGCGGCGCGTCACCGCCTGCATCTGCGCGTTGAGCTCGTCGTAGCGCTCGCGCGGCTTTTCGGCGTCGCCCAACAGTTCGGCGAGCTTCGCTTCGGCGTCTTCGACCGCCTCTTCGAGCGGGGCGAGTTCGGTTTGCTTGGCCTGGAGTTCTTCGTCGAGCGTCGCCTTCTTGTCGACCTTCTGGGCGATATCCTCTTGCACTTCCTCGAGCTTCGTCGAGGCGCGCTCGACGCGCTCTTCGGTATTTGCGAGGGCGTGCAGTTCGGCCTGCAGGGCTGCGATGGCGGTGTCGAGTTCGGCGTCGCCGGCGCGCTCGGACAGCCGGGCGGCGGCCTTGTCCTTGGACGCCTCGGCCTCCTTCTTCGCCTCGCTCGCCTTCTCGACCGTCGCCTTGGCGTTGTCGAGTGCCTCGCGCTTTTCGTCGACCTTGGTCGACAGCTCGCCCCGTTGTTGACGGGCGTTCTTGAGGTCGCTCTTGATCGATTTGGCTTCCTCGATCTGGGGCTTGATCTCGGCGAAGGCCGCTTCGGCGGCGTCGAGTGCGTCCTTGGCTTCTTTTTCGGCTTCGCGGGCGGACCCCAGGGCTTCGGCCTTGGCGTCGCAGATCTCGGCGAGTTCGGGGAGCTTCTCGTCGAGCGTCTCGATGTCGCCTTCGAGCCGGCGCACCTCCCGGAGCGGCTCACGCGCCGGGGCGGCCTTGCGGTCGGCGTCGCGACGGGCGAACGCCTCGGCGTGCTCTTCTTTGGCGGCCAAGGCTTGCTTCTGCGCCTCTCGGGCAGCGTCGAGTTCGTCCTCGAATCGAGCGTGTTGCTCGAGCCACTCGCGGCGAAGCTTGGCGGCGTCGCGCCAGGCTTCGAGCTCGTCGCAGTCGTGTTGATCGCGGACGAGGCGTTGCTCGGCGGCGTCGATCTCTTCGGGGGTGGCCCCGTCGAAATTGGCCACGCGGTCTTCGAGCAGCTCGAGTCGGTCACGCTCCTGTCGCCAGCGCTGCTGGGCGAGGCGCCCGAGACGTTGGTAATCGCCGGTGTCGGTCAGCCGCTCCAGAATCGCGGCCTTCTCGCTGGGGCTGGCCTTGAGCAACGCCGAGAAGTCGCCCTGGGCGAGCATGACGCTTCGCAAGAAGTCGGCCAGCGTCATCCCGTCGAGGACCTCGTTGAAGACGTCCCGGTACTCGGTCTGCTTGGTTGTGCTGACGATGGTCTCCCACTCGCCGTCGGCCTTCATGCGGTGCAGTTCGCGGCGTGGGTCTTGCGGGGTGCCGTCGGACTTGTCGTGCGCGCGCCAAAACTCCCAGACAGCATTGTAGCGAACGCGCTCGCCCTGGGCGGCGTCGAGCAGGCTGAAGACGACGCCGGCCTTGGAGCGGCCGGTGCCCCGCGAGTTGACCTGCGCGCCGATGCCGGCCGCGCCGCCGTCGGCGTCGGTCTGACGTGGCGTGGTGCCGAAGAGGGCCAGGCAAATCGCGTCCAGAATGGTCGTCTTGCCCGAGCCGGTCGGCCCCATGATCAGGTAGAGCGGCACGTCGGCAAATTCACCGTCGATGTCGACGGGGTTGTCGCCGTATAGCGAGTTGATATTGGTGATGTCGATGCGATGAAATTGCATTACTCCCCCTCCTCGTTGCTGTGCATGAGCTGCTCGATCTGGCGAAACTTGGCGACCAGACGCTCGGGCGGCGCGCCGCGGTCCGGGTGCCGGCGACGGTACATCGCCTCGAAGACGTCCAGGTAGCTCAGCTCCTCGATGGGGGGCATCTTTTCAATGGGCTCGCCGCCGTCGACCATGACGTCGTAGCGCTCGCGAAGCTCGACGATGACGGGGCGTTGGCCGACCTCGTGGTGCTCGTCGATGATCTCTTTGAAGCGGCTGAGTCGGTCGACGCCGGCGACGTCGTCGGGGCCGAGTTGGACGCGCAGGAAGACGACTGGCGGGAGCTCCGCAGCGCTCTTCATCTGGGCGAGCATGTCATTGATCTCGGCTTCGGAGCCGTCGATCTCGAAGATCTCGCGCCACTTGGGCACCTGCACGACCTCGATGGGCAGGTCGGCGGGTGAGGCACCCGCTTGCACGTCGACCTGGATGACCTGGCGAGGGGGCGTGTCTTCGTCGAGGCTGGTGGCGACCGGCGTTCCGCAATAGCGAATGTGGCGCGTGCCACCCACGGGCATCGGGCGGTGGATGTGGCCCAGCGCGACGTACTGGAAGCGCTCGTCGAAGATCTGCGGGCCCATCGCCTCGATGGTGCCGATGGTGCGCAGGTGGTCGGCTTCGTCGCTGATCGGCTCACCCATCTCGCCCATCGAGGCGGCGGGCTTGGCCGTGCGGTGAATGCCGGTGTGGAAGTCGCCTTTTTCGGGCTCGTCGTCTTTGCCGTAAATGGTCAGGTGGCCCGTGGCGGCCAGCGCGGCTTGGGGCCAGCGCTCGGCGGCTTCGTCGGCCAGCCGGCGGTACAGCCGTGCGAACGCCTCCTGGTACTCCTCGCGAAGCTCGGACTCGCCGCCGTCACCCAGGCTCACGCCCAGGCGCGCTTCCTGCACGTAGGGAACGGCGGCGACGACCAACTCGACCTCACCGTCGTGGCCTTCGACGGGGACGAGGCACGTGGGCCATTCCTCCTCGTCGCGCGGCAGCGCGCCGACGACGTGGACGTCGAGGTGGCCCAGCAATTCGCGCGGGGCTTCGAGGCCGCTCGGCGAGTCGTGGTTGCCGGCGACGATGATGATCTTTCGCAGGTTGTCGACCCGGGCGCAGCGGCTCAGGAAGTTGTAGAAGAGCTTTCGGGCCGCGTTCGACGGGTTCGAATAGTGGAAGATATCGCCCGCCACGACCAGCACGTCGATGTCACGCTCCTCGAGCGTGTCGACCAGCCAACTCAAAAAGCGATCTTGTTCTGCGTGGCAATCGACCTGTTTGATCGACGCGCCCAGGTGCCAATCGGATGTGTGCAAGAGACGCACAAAGCCCCCTCAATTCATAAACAGTAGCAGAGACATACACGGTTCGACGGCCGCCAATCACTGAGACATCGTCGTCAAATTCCAAGGGGCGGGCCGGTGACCGGGGAGCTTACACAAGCACCGAGCATCGATAAAGGTTGGAAGTCGTGAAATTCGAGGGGGGAAGGGTGAGGAGGGGGAAGAACGGAGGCGTCAGGCGAGGTGCTTCGTCAACAGCTCGTCGAGCTGCGCAGGGTCGAGCGGCTTGGTGACATACTCGGTGCAGCCGACTCGATGGGCGCTGTCCTGATCCGTTTGTTGGCCGTAGCCGGTGATGGCGATGATCGGGGTGGTCACAAAGGTGTCGTTCTGGCGCAGCTTTTCGATGACGTCGTAGCCGCTGTAACCTCCGGGGAGGCCGATGTCGCAGAAGATAATGTCGGGCTCGAATTCTTCGACGCGCTCGAGGGCGGCGTGGCCGTCGGTGTCCCAGGCCACGACGAGACCTTTCTGTTCGAGTTGGAGCTGGAAGAGGTGGGCGAAGTCTTCGTTGTCCTCGACGAGGAGGGCCCGGCGGTCGGTGAAGTCGCGCGCGGCGGAGTCGGTGGCCGGCTCGGTTGTCTGCGTGTCTGACTCTCTGGGCAACTCCACCACGAAGTTCGAGCCTCGACCGGAGCCTGCCGAGTGGGCGGTCAGAGTGCCTCCGTGGAGCTCGACGAAGCCCTTGGCGATCGCCAGACCCAGACCGAGTCCGCCTTTCTCTCGTGCGATGGTCTGAGGCCCTTGGCGAAACGGGTCGAAGAGGCGCTCGAGCACGCCGGGGTCGATGCCCTCACCGGTGTCCGAGACAGTGACGTCGACGGTTTGAGAGGTCGCGGTGAGGATGACCTCGACGCGTCCATCAGACGGGGTGAACTT
It encodes:
- a CDS encoding SbcC/MukB-like Walker B domain-containing protein — translated: MQFHRIDITNINSLYGDNPVDIDGEFADVPLYLIMGPTGSGKTTILDAICLALFGTTPRQTDADGGAAGIGAQVNSRGTGRSKAGVVFSLLDAAQGERVRYNAVWEFWRAHDKSDGTPQDPRRELHRMKADGEWETIVSTTKQTEYRDVFNEVLDGMTLADFLRSVMLAQGDFSALLKASPSEKAAILERLTDTGDYQRLGRLAQQRWRQERDRLELLEDRVANFDGATPEEIDAAEQRLVRDQHDCDELEAWRDAAKLRREWLEQHARFEDELDAAREAQKQALAAKEEHAEAFARRDADRKAAPAREPLREVRRLEGDIETLDEKLPELAEICDAKAEALGSAREAEKEAKDALDAAEAAFAEIKPQIEEAKSIKSDLKNARQQRGELSTKVDEKREALDNAKATVEKASEAKKEAEASKDKAAARLSERAGDAELDTAIAALQAELHALANTEERVERASTKLEEVQEDIAQKVDKKATLDEELQAKQTELAPLEEAVEDAEAKLAELLGDAEKPRERYDELNAQMQAVTRRREALGELTKLVGELRAKRDERGELAKHKEEAAAKVAEADEQLDSLAERRTKLEADADKLAARITELDQNLLAAELRRTLHEGAPCPVCGDEEHPRIDHYGAEALDAREKDDQQERERLQEEAAELREQLDALEARIEEQTKTKVTHAETVTRLAAKLEAADDELERLLGAIDETTAKVGEALEAFAPDTETAEQEIDAAGDALSEKLDALEQQKQALNTAEDALADARAALKEAKADSETLEEKQKDMARRLENARNNEKTAKVEHRAAVDEADAARVELRRKFDAAGIEVRLADDTPDFEGALEGAQERFAGYKAAKDAADKVAKALTDAEQTYAQAETHRDNAKENLAAAEADFKKARDRAGTLEETLATKLDGRDPDAVEELHAKTIKAARSAKEARSEERQKVEKAAQKAKDDLARAKTRREELTGDLKAARAELDKAIAAIDGVSTVEEVDAALLEADERSRLEALCEGIETALHDAARDIKSLDAKLTQHDEQKPEDFVPGDYDVETLRGAEEQLDDAVAVYNQRIGALRQEIDQLRTKLADFRELLEERDAQKEEYEGWNELNRLIGVGGGERFKQFAQALNLDRIVDSANHRLRELHPRYRLKTQHDEKSGLPTLDFEIVDRYHAGEARSLSTLSGGETFLVSLALALALADQQQIKMPIETLFLDEGFGTLDRDSLSNAVGILNELHARSGRTVGVISHVEALQDRITSQVRVEPQQEGRSKVVLEQQ
- the sbcD gene encoding exonuclease subunit SbcD — encoded protein: MRLLHTSDWHLGASIKQVDCHAEQDRFLSWLVDTLEERDIDVLVVAGDIFHYSNPSNAARKLFYNFLSRCARVDNLRKIIIVAGNHDSPSGLEAPRELLGHLDVHVVGALPRDEEEWPTCLVPVEGHDGEVELVVAAVPYVQEARLGVSLGDGGESELREEYQEAFARLYRRLADEAAERWPQAALAATGHLTIYGKDDEPEKGDFHTGIHRTAKPAASMGEMGEPISDEADHLRTIGTIEAMGPQIFDERFQYVALGHIHRPMPVGGTRHIRYCGTPVATSLDEDTPPRQVIQVDVQAGASPADLPIEVVQVPKWREIFEIDGSEAEINDMLAQMKSAAELPPVVFLRVQLGPDDVAGVDRLSRFKEIIDEHHEVGQRPVIVELRERYDVMVDGGEPIEKMPPIEELSYLDVFEAMYRRRHPDRGAPPERLVAKFRQIEQLMHSNEEGE